A section of the Funiculus sociatus GB2-C1 genome encodes:
- a CDS encoding efflux RND transporter periplasmic adaptor subunit: MLNETSKDTEDDKSENTWESELEESVVKRRKPRGGGNILAGWRGVAIGLGLGVALTAGVGAIRSRPPSTPQASTKQPAPPSQTVTIAPAKTTNIARKLETTGTVAARELIPVLPQSTGLQVQRVLLEEGQLVEAGQVMAVLDNSVLQAQLDQAKADVESNRAVVQQRQAALGQARATLAEAQTNLQRYQQLAQAGAIARQELETRATAAATAREAVRLQQANISSAQADVRSSEARVQQLQTQLGQTIVRAPAGGIVAEKIARIGDVANPSQKLFSIIRNGQIELQAKVPAIQLQQVEIGAPVLVTSDTDNRVRLQGQVREIAPLVNEQSRQATVRIDLPPTSLLRPGMFARAAITTTTTSGVTVPAKAVLPQPDGSSVVFLLTGEDTVQAQKVEVGEVESGGNVEIQSGLKPGDRVVVAGAGYLKDGDRVRIANSN, from the coding sequence ATGCTTAACGAAACTTCAAAAGACACAGAAGACGATAAATCGGAAAACACCTGGGAAAGTGAACTAGAAGAATCAGTAGTAAAGAGGCGGAAACCTAGAGGCGGGGGAAACATTCTTGCCGGATGGCGCGGCGTGGCGATTGGCTTAGGGCTGGGTGTAGCCCTAACAGCAGGAGTTGGGGCTATACGTTCTCGCCCACCATCTACACCCCAGGCTTCCACAAAGCAGCCAGCACCGCCTAGCCAAACTGTCACCATCGCCCCAGCCAAAACGACTAACATTGCCCGCAAGCTGGAAACTACTGGCACAGTTGCAGCCCGCGAACTCATACCAGTTTTACCCCAGTCCACAGGGTTACAAGTTCAGAGAGTGCTGCTAGAAGAAGGGCAACTGGTGGAAGCCGGACAAGTGATGGCAGTTTTGGATAATTCGGTGCTGCAAGCGCAACTTGACCAAGCGAAAGCGGATGTAGAATCTAATCGAGCCGTGGTGCAGCAAAGACAAGCTGCCTTAGGGCAAGCCCGCGCGACCCTTGCAGAAGCCCAAACCAATCTCCAGCGCTATCAGCAACTTGCCCAAGCAGGCGCGATCGCTCGTCAAGAACTAGAAACTCGTGCCACAGCAGCCGCAACCGCAAGAGAGGCTGTTCGTCTACAACAAGCGAATATTAGCAGCGCCCAAGCTGATGTTAGAAGTTCTGAGGCCAGGGTGCAACAATTGCAAACTCAACTAGGGCAAACAATTGTTCGCGCCCCCGCCGGCGGGATCGTCGCCGAGAAAATTGCCCGAATTGGGGATGTAGCCAATCCATCGCAAAAGCTGTTTTCGATTATTCGCAATGGACAGATAGAACTTCAGGCAAAGGTTCCGGCAATTCAGCTACAGCAAGTAGAAATTGGTGCGCCAGTGCTTGTCACTTCCGATACCGATAACCGCGTCCGCTTGCAGGGACAAGTTAGAGAAATTGCGCCTCTAGTTAACGAACAAAGCCGCCAAGCAACGGTAAGAATAGACTTGCCGCCAACTTCGCTGCTGCGACCGGGAATGTTTGCCCGTGCAGCAATTACTACCACAACTACCAGTGGGGTCACGGTTCCTGCCAAAGCGGTACTACCTCAACCGGATGGGAGTTCAGTTGTATTCCTGCTAACGGGTGAAGACACGGTTCAAGCGCAAAAGGTAGAAGTAGGGGAAGTTGAGAGTGGTGGCAATGTGGAAATTCAAAGCGGTCTCAAACCGGGCGATCGCGTAGTTGTCGCAGGTGCTGGATATCTCAAAGATGGCGATAGAGTCCGCATCGCTAATAGCAATTAG